One Prunus dulcis chromosome 8, ALMONDv2, whole genome shotgun sequence DNA window includes the following coding sequences:
- the LOC117636691 gene encoding fructose-1,6-bisphosphatase, chloroplastic-like, producing the protein MPLPTTITPPFLCPAPIFPPNHPHFPPRNQFPPRPIFHRPRMATLSGFIAGSQLVGSSGSGGGGDNEARTLIEYVGGGGVDVGDDLVLLIHHLQYACKKIAALVASPFNSTLGKHTSFAAGAGGSAGGSGRDAPKPLDIVSNEIILSSLRSSGKVAVMASEEDDTPTWIRDDGPFVVVTDPLDGSRNIDASIPTGTIFGIYRRLEELDHLPTEEKALLNSLQTGTRLVASGYVLYSSATIFCTSFGSGTHAFTLDHSTGDFILTHPSLKIPSRGQIYSVNDARYFDWPDGLRLYIDTVRQGKGRYPKKYSARYICSLVADFHRTLLYGGVTMNPRDHLRLVYEANPLSFLVEQAGGKGSDGKNRILSIQPVKLHQRLPLFLGSCEDMEELESYGNVQQKVNPGYEV; encoded by the exons ATGCCATTACCCACAACCATAACACCACCATTCTTGTGCCCTGCTCCAATCTTCCCTCCAAATCACCCCCATTTCCCGCCAAGAAACCAGTTTCCTCCGAGACCTATCTTTCACAGGCCAAGAATGGCAACTCTTTCTGGGTTCATTGCTGGGTCACAACTTGTGGGTTCTTCAGgcagtggtggtggtggtgataatGAGGCCCGCACTCTGATTGAGTATGTGGGCGGCGGAGGTGTCGATGTCGGCGATGATCTTGTGCTTTTAATCCATCACTTACAGTACGCCTGCAAGAAAATCGCAGCTCTTGTGGCCTCTCCTTTCAATTCTACCCTTGGGAAGCATACGAGTTTTGCTGCCGGCGCCGGCGGTTCGGCCGGTGGGTCAGGCAGGGATGCACCGAAACCGCTTGATATTGTTTCG AATGAAATCATCTTGTCGTCACTTAGAAGTTCTGGGAAGGTAGCTGTCATGGCATCGGAAGAAGATGACACTCCAACTTGGATACGTGATGATGGCCCATTTGTGGTGGTAACAGATCCTCTAGATGGTTCGAGAAATATTGACGCATCCATTCCCACTGGGACGATTTTTGGGATTTATCGACGCCTTGAGGAACTGGATCATCTACCAACAGAGGAGAAGGCTTTGCTGAATTCACTCCAGACTGGAACTAGGCTTGTAGCTTCTGGTTATGTTCTTTATTCATCAGCCACGATATTCTGCACCAGCTTTGGTTCAGGAACACATGCATTTACATTGGATCATTCCACGGGAGATTTCATTCTCACACACCCAAGCTTAAAAATTCCTTCTCGAG GGCAAATATATTCTGTAAATGATGCTCGATATTTTGACTGGCCCGACGGATTAAGACTCTACATAGACACTGTGAGACAAGGAAAAGGCAGGTATCCCAAAAAGTACTCCGCCCGTTATATCTGTTCTCTGGTAGCTGATTTTCATCGAACACTACTGTATGGTGGAGTTACAATGAATCCAAGAGACCATCTTCGTCTCGTGTACGAGGCCAACCCACTCAGCTTTCTGGTGGAGCAAGCTGGGGGCAAAGGCTCTGATGGTAAAAATAGAATTCTTTCAATTCAGCCAGTGAAGCTGCATCAAAGGCTGCCTCTGTTTTTGGGAAGTTGTGAGGACATGGAAGAGTTAGAGAGTTATGGAAATGTGCAACAGAAAGTGAACCCTGGATATGAGGTCTGA